In Brassica rapa cultivar Chiifu-401-42 chromosome A06, CAAS_Brap_v3.01, whole genome shotgun sequence, a single window of DNA contains:
- the LOC103875061 gene encoding truncated transcription factor CAULIFLOWER A, whose protein sequence is MQKMGRGRVQLRRIENKIRRQVTFSKRRTGLVKKVQEISVLCDADVALIVFSPKGKLFEYSAGSSMESILDRYERCSFAGQNIPTPSLDSQGECSTECSKLLRMIDAMQRSLRHLKGEEVDALSIRELQGLEVQLDTSLKRIRSRKNQLMVESITQLQKKEKELKELKKHLTKKVDQREDIETQNLSQGLASLETPPCEPPHPLPRPISPNPPLPLGNISHRNEVGEADGGTLIIRPTNTTLPHWMPRVTGE, encoded by the exons ATGCAGA AAATGGGAAGGGGAAGGGTTCAGTTACGGCGGATCGAGAACAAGATAAGGAGACAAGTGACATTTTCAAAGCGAAGAACGGGTTTGGTGAAGAAAGTTCAGGAGATCTCAGTGTTATGTGATGCTGATGTTGCTTTGATTGTCTTCTCTCCAAAAGGCAAGCTGTTTGAGTACTCTGCTGGTTCCAG CATGGAAAGCATTCTTGATCGATATGAGAGATGTTCATTCGCCGGTCAAAATATTCCTACACCAAGTTTGGATTCACAG gGTGAGTGCTCAACAGAATGTTCGAAGCTCTTGAGGATGATTGATGCTATGCAAAGAAGCTTAAG GCACTTGAAAGGAGAAGAGGTTGATGCTCTAAGTATCAGAGAGCTCCAGGGTCTGGAAGTGCAACTTGATACTTCCCTCAAGAGAATTCGCTCAAGAAAG AACCAGCTCATGGTAGAGTCCATAACGCAGCTCCAGAAAAAG GAGAAGGAACTCAAAGAACTGAAGAAACATCTAACAAAGAAG GTTGATCAAAGAGAAGACATTGAGACTCAAAACCTCAGCCAAGGGTTAGCCTCATTGGAAACGCCACCATGTGAGCCACCGCACCCGTTGCCCCGACCAATATCTCCCAATCCTCCTTTACCTCTTGg GAACATCTCGCATAGGAATGAAGTTGGAGAAGCAGATGGTGGAACCCTAATAATTCGACCGACGAATACAACATTGCCGCACTGGATGCCCCGGGTCACTGGAGAATAG
- the LOC103875062 gene encoding myb-related protein 305: MLDWGVDQVQQRNHDLYQQQQQQQGCRKGPWTPEEDKLLSEYVTSNGEGRWSSVAKCAGLNRSGKSCRLRWVNYLRPGLKRGQITPQEEGIILELHSLWGNKWSTIARYLPGRTDNEIKNYWRTHYKKKEKSFSKQEKVKRSRKQLDLKPQSQQQPQQQNQSSQFVSEDHKKLDNEQNTFSYQTSVFFTDQFHMPQVVAATSSDHSMMDEGNLWGSLWSLDDHDPHHFGGCSEQRTASNVSEKFNGCGIDAPFCGSWDYSYNGFNTRL; encoded by the exons ATGCTTGACTGGGGAGTTGATCAAGTCCAGCAGCGAAACCATGATCTTtatcaacaacaacagcaacaacaaggATGTAGAAAGGGACCATGGACACCTGAAGAAGACAAACTTCTTTCTGAGTATGTTACTTCGAATGGGGAAGGAAGATGGAGCTCTGTTGCTAAGTGTGCAG GGTTGAATAGAAGTGGCAAAAGCTGTAGACTAAGGTGGGTGAACTACTTAAGGCCAGGGCTTAAGAGAGGACAAATCACTCCTCAAGAAGAAGGAATCATCCTAGAACTTCATTCCCTTTGGGGTAACAA GTGGTCAACAATCGCAAGATATTTACCAGGACGAACAGATAATGAAATCAAGAACTATTGGAGAACCCATtacaagaagaaagaaaaatctTTTTCGAAGCAAGAAAAAGTCAAAAGATCCCGGAAACAGCTAGATTTGAAACCACAATCACAACAGCAACCTCAACAGCAGAATCAATCATCTCAGTTTGTGTCTGAAGACCACAAGAAACTCGACAACGAGCAAAACACTTTCTCTTACCAGACTAGTGTCTTCTTCACTGACCAATTTCATATGCCTCAAGTTGTTGCAGCGACCTCAAGCGACCACTCCATGATGGATGAAGGTAACTTGTGGGGCAGCTTGTGGAGTCTAGACGACCATGATCCACACCATTTTGGTGGTTGCTCGGAACAGAGAACAGCTTCTAACGTTTCTGAGAAGTTTAACGGCTGCGGAATTGATGCTCCGTTCTGTGGATCATGGGATTATAGTTATAATGGATTTAACACGAGGctataa
- the LOC103875063 gene encoding cytochrome P450 85A2: MGIMMMMFGLLMIIVCICSALLRWNQMRYSKKGLPPGTMGWPIFGETTEFLKQGPNFMKNQRLRYGSFFKSHILGCPTIVSMDAELNRYILMNESKGLVSGYPQSMLDILGTSNIAAVHGPSHRLMRGSLISLTSPAMMKEHLLPKIDAFMRSYLSGWDEFETVDIQEKTKHMTFLSSLLQIAETLKKPEVEEYKTEFFKLVEGTLSVPIDLPGTQYRCGIQARNNIDRLLTKLMQERRESGETYTDMLGYLMKKEDNRYLLTDKEIRDQVLTILYSGYETVSVTSMMALKYLHDHPKALEELRREHLAIRDRKRPDEPLNLDDIKSMKFTRAVIFETSRLATVVNGVLRKTTHDLELNGYLIPKGWRIYVYTREINYDSSLYEDPMIFNPWRWMEKKMESMSYFLLFGGGARHCPGKELGISEVSSFIHYFVTRYKWEEKGGEKLVVFPRVSAPKGYHLRVSPY; encoded by the exons atgggtataatgatgatgatgtttgGTCTTCTTATGATCATTGTCTGTATCTGCTCCGCTCTTCTCCGATGGAACCAGATGCGATATTCCAAGAAAGGTCTTCCTCCTGGTACCATGGGCTGGCCAATTTTTGGTGAAACCACCGAGTTTCTCAAACAAGGACCAAATTTCATGAAGAACCAGAGACTCAG ATACGGGAGTTTCTTCAAATCTCACATTCTTGGCTGCCCTACAATAGTCTCAATGGACGCAGAACTCAACAGATACATTCTAATGAACGAGTCGAAAGGACTAGTCTCTGGCTACCCACAATCCATGCTTGATATTCTCGGGACAAGCAACATCGCTGCGGTTCACGGACCGAGCCACCGGCTCATGAGAGGCTCACTAATCTCTCTAACAAGCCCGGCTATGATGAAAGAACACCTCTTGCCTAAGATTGATGCATTCATGAGAAGTTATCTTTCTGGTTGGGATGAGTTCGAAACCGTTGATATCCAAGAAAAGACCAAACAT ATGACATTTTTATCATCGTTGTTACAAATAGCAGAGACTTTGAAAAAACCAGAGGTTGAAGAATATAAAACTGAGTTCTTCAAGCTTGTTGAGGGAACTCTTTCGGTCCCAATCGATCTCCCAGGAACGCAATACCGTTGTGGAATCCAA GCAAGAAACAATATCGATAGGTTATTGACAAAGCTGATGCAAGAACGAAGAGAGTCAGGAGAAACTTATACAGATATGTTGGGTTACTTGATGAAGAAGGAAGATAACCGATACTTGTTAACTGATAAGGAGATAAGAGATCAAGTATTAACGATCTTGTATTCGGGTTATGAGACTGTCTCTGTAACTTCCATGATGGCTCTTAAGTATCTCCATGATCACCCTAAAGCTCTTGAAGAACTCAGA AGAGAACATTTGGCTATAAGAGACAGAAAACGACCTGACGAACCGCTTAATCTCGACGACATTAAGTCCATGAAATTCACACGAGCT GTGATCTTTGAGACATCAAGATTGGCAACGGTTGTTAATGGTGTCTTGAGAAAAACTACTCACGACTTGGAACTCAACG GGTATTTAATCCCAAAAGGTTGGAGAATTTACGTCTACACAAGAGAGATTAATTATGATTCATCTCTGTATGAAGATCCAATGATCTTTAACCCATGGAGATGGATG GAAAAGAAAATGGAATCAATGAGCTATTTCTTACTTTTTGGAGGTGGAGCAAGACATTGCCCTGGAAAGGAACTAGGAATTTCTGAAGTCTCGAGCTTCATTCACTACTTTGTTACGAGATACAA ATGGGAGGAGAAAGGAGGAGAGAAACTAGTGGTCTTTCCCAGAGTTTCTGCACCAAAAGGATACCATCTTAGGGTTTCACCTTACTGA